The window TCGTTGGAGACGATCCCACCCGCGCTGCGCGACCGGATGGAGGTGCTCAACCTCTCCGGTTACACGGAAGAGGAGAAGGTGCAGATCGCCCAACGTTTCCTGGTTCCCAAGCAGCTGTTGGCGCATGGGCTGAGGCCGGGCGAGGTCAGTGTCTCGGAAGACGCCGTGCGATTGATCATCCGCCACTACACACGCGAGGCGGGGGTGCGCAACCTCGAGCGGGAGATCGCGTCCGTGATGCGGCGCGACGTGGCGGAGATCGCGGTGGGCAAGCGGCGACGACGAGCCGCAGACGATCTGAAACGCGTGCGCGCGGCGCTGGGCAAGCGGCGGTTTTACGACGACGTGGCGGAGCGCATCGACCGGCCCGGCGTGGCGACCGGGTTGGTGTGGACCCCGACCGGCGGCGAGATCATCTTCGTCGAGGCGGCGTTGACGCCGGGAAAGGGAGAGCTGAAGCTCACGGGCCAGCTGGGCGAGGTGATGAAGGAGTCGGCGGCGGCCGCGCTGTCCTACCTGAAGGCGCGCGCCGCGGACATCGGCATCGACCCGACACTGTTCGACCAGAACGACATCCACGTGCACGTGCCCGCGGGGGCACAGCCGAAGGAGGGCCCGTCCGCCGGGGTCACGGTCCTGACCGCGATGGCCTCCATCCTGACCGGACGTCCGGTTCGCGACGACGTGGCGATGACCGGTGAGATCACTCTGCGCGGGCGGGTGCTGCCGATCGGCGGCATCAAGGAGAAGGTGCTGGGGGCCCACCGCGCCGGCATCCGGCGGGTCGTGCTCCCGACACGCAACGAGGCCGACCTCGACGACATTCCGGCGGACCTGCGCAAAGAGATGCAGCTGGTGATGGTGGAGTCGATCGACCAGGTGCTCAAAGAGGCCTTGACGGCGCCGCGGGTCACCGCCCGATCCAACGGCGCGGCGAAGGCTACGGGCCAAACACCGGTGCGGGCTAGCGGCTCTGGGCCCGCTGCAGGATCCGGTCGTGCGCGGCCAGCTCAGCGGAGTCGTCGAGCGGCGAAAGGTCCACGGCCCCGCGCCGGCTGAGCGCGCTCGTGATCAGGTGGTCGGCGAGGTGTGGATTCTTCGGCAGCAGTGACCCGTGCAGGTAGGTGCCCAGGACGCCGCCCTGTAGACAGCCCTCGGTGCCGTCCGACCCGTTGTTGCCGAATCCCACGCGCAACCTGCCGAGGGGCCTGGCCTTCGGGCCGAGAAAGGTGCGCCCGCTGTGGTTCTCGAAACCCACCAGCGTCGGCGGATTGAGGCCTCCGACCGCGGGGTCTGAAGACCTCAGGTCGACGACCACGTCGCCGATGAAGCGCTTCGTGCCCGCCTCGGTGCGCACGTCGATCATGCCGATGCCCGGAAAGCGCTCGCCGCCCGCGGTCTGGTAGTAGTCACCGAGGAGCTGATAACCGCCGCACACGGCGAGCACCCCGGCGCCGGATGCGACCGCACGCTCGAGCGACGGCTGCTTCAGCTCGAGCAGGTCTTGATACACGAGCCCCTGCTCGCGGTCCTGGCCGCCGCCGAAAAAGAAGACGTCCACCTCGTCCATGCGGTCGACGGTGCCGCGTCCCAGCTCGATCAGCTCTGGCTCGTAGCCCCGCCATTCGGCCCGTTTGAGCAGCGTGAGTATGTTGCCGCGGTCCCCATAGATGTTCATGAGGTCGGGGTACAGCCAGCCGACGGTGAATGTCTTTTTGCCGGGGGTTCGGGCCACGTGTCTCAAGTCTCCCAGTAAGGCCTGGCCCACCCGCGGCGGACGAGCTCGGCCCGCAGGTCGAGCATCGCGGTGTAGGTGCACAAGAGGTGCGCGGTCTCGCCCGCGGCCGTGACCTCGATGAGGGCGTCGAGGGCCCGGCCGGGATCGGTCTCGGGCGGCGCGGCTTCGACACCCGCGTACTTGAGGCGAACGGCGAGATCGTGGGCGCGGTTTCCCGCCGGCACGACGGCGCTGGAGGTGCCGCGCAGATGCTCGAAGTCGACGTCCCAGATCCACGAGACGTCGGCGCCGTCGGCCTTGCGGTCGTTGAGGCCGATCAGGAAGCTGTGGCCCCGGGCCAGGTCCACGGCGGTGCGGAGGGCTTCATTGAAACCCGCGGGGTTCTTCGAGAGGACCAGGTTGAGGTGGCGGCCGCGAAACTCCACGCGTTCCTGGCGTCCGAAGGTGGCGCGGAAGCCGCGCAAGCGGAGGGCGATGGCGGACGGTTCCAGGCCGAGGGTGCGGGCGGTGGCGAAGGCGGCGAGCACGTTGTAGCAGTTGTAGAGGCCGCCCAACGGGACCTCCACGCGGGTGCCCTGAATCTCGGTCGCGAGGCGGTCGAAACCGTCGAGTTCGATGCGGGTCGCGGTCACCTCCGGCGCCGGGCGGGCGAAGTCACCGTTGGGGCACGAGTAGAGACCGTCGTGGCCGGCGTAGACCGCGTCGAACCTCAGGCTCGCGCCGCATTTCGGGCACGTGCGCGCGTCGGCGGCGTGGGGCAGCTCGCGGGCGCCGGCGCTCGTGTCGTCGAGCCCATACCAGAGCGGCACGCGGGCCAGGCCGAGGCCGATCTCGGCGACGCGCGGGTCGTCCGCGTTGAGGATGGCGCGGCTGCCATCCGGCAGCGCGCCGAGCGCCGATTCGATCTTCTTGGCGACGGACTCCAGCTCGCCGTAGCGGTCGAGCTGGTCGCGGAAGAGGTTGAGGACGATGGTGGCCCTGGGCTGAATCTCCTCCACGGCGCGCGGCAGGCTCGCCTCGTCGATCTCGAACACACCCCAATCGGCGCGCAGCCTGCCGTCGATCCCGGCGCCGTCGATGGCGGCCGCGGTGGCGCCGAAGATGAGGTTCGCTCCGGCACGGTTGGAGACGACTTTGTACCCGGCGCCCTCGAGGAGCCAGGTGACGAGGCGCGCGGTCGTGGTCTTGCCGTTGGTGCCGGTGATGACGACCGAGCCGTGCGCCAGGTCCCGTGACAGCTTGGCGAGGACGCGGCGGTCGATGGCCCGGGCGACGTCTCCGGGCAGGGTCGTGCCGCCGCCGCGCCGGCTGACGCGAGACAGCGCGCCGGTCGCCTTGCCGGCCCACACCGCCGCCGTTTTCCGGATCAAGCCCAGGGCCCGATCGACTGAGTCACCGCTGTCCAGCAATCGAGGGAGGCGGTCACGTGGCGAGCCTCCTCGCCACCGCCGCAGCGCCGGAAGAAGGCCGAGCCGCTGCCGGTCATCCGCCAGCCCTCGCCCAGGCGCGCGGCGAACTCCTTGATCCGCGGCTCGGCATGGGCTGCGGCACGCGACAGCTGGTTCGGAGCGCTGGGGTCGTCCTTCACCTCGTCCCATGCACGGTAGACGGCCGCGGTCAAGAGTTCGATACCCGGCCAGGCGACGACAAAGCATGCGGGCTCGGCCGGCAGCCCGGTGAGGCGGTCGCCCCGACCTTCCGCCAGGGCGGCGCCGCCCTGGAGAAAGAAGGGGACGTCCGCGCCGAGCGATCGGGCGATCGGCGTGATGTCGATCGCGAGCCGGTGGAGGGCGGTGAGCCCGCGCAGGGCGGCGGCGGCATCGGAGCTTGCACCCCCGAGACCGGCTCCCGCCGGGATGCGTTTGTGCAGGTGAAAACGGGTCGGCAGGTCGCGGCCGGCGGCCTGCTCCAGGGCGGCGTGCGCCTTGAGCACCGAGTTTTCGGCCGCGCCGGTGACCGCGAGCCCGGAGGTCGAGAAGGCCGTCTCATTCGAGGGCGCCAGCTCGAGCAGGTCGTGGAGGTCGATCGCCTGCAGCCGGGTGCGGACCTCGTGGAAGCCGTCGTCGCGGCGCCCGAGAACGGCGAGGTCAAGGTTGAGCTTGGCCCGCGCAGGCAGCGCGAGCGTCACCGTGGGTCGACGGGTCGAAGCTTCGCTCGGTACGCGACCGCTCGATCGCGGTAATGCCGCGCCGTGATGCCGACCCACGTGCCGGATGAACCTTCGAGCGCTTTCTTGATCGTCGCCGGCACACCGGCGGCCATGTGCCCGGGCGGCACCTGCTTGCCCTCGCCGAGCACCGCGCCCGCGGCGAGCATCGAGCCGGCGCCAAGGCGGCTGCGCTGCAGCATGGTGGCGCCCATGCCCACGACCGCGCCCTGCTCGACGACGCAGCCTTCGAGCTGGGCGGAGTGGCCGACGCTGGCGTCACGCTCGATGACCGTCGGCAGGTCCTTGGCGCAGTGGACGACCGCGTTGTCCTGGATGTTGGCGCCCTCGCCGACCCTGATCAGGGCCTCATCACCACGCAGCACGGCGCCAAACCACACGCTGGCGCCGGCTTCGACCTCGACGTCTCCGATGAGGACGGCGGTGGGTGCGATGTAGGCGTCAGGGTGCACCTTCGGGCGCCGGTCATTGAGCTCGAACTCCACTGGCCTCTATAATCCTAGCTTCGTGCGTAAGTCCTTCCGGGTATCGATAAGTGGCTAAGCGAACGGCGTCTGCCAAGAAGCAGGCGCGGTCGGGCGTGCGACGTGCACTGCGCAATCGCGCCGTGCGGTCCGAGGTCAAGACCAAGGTGGTCAAGGCGCGCCGGACGTTGAGCGAAGGTCCGGTCGCGGAGTCCGATCGCCACGCGCTGGCGCTCGAGGCGGTGCGCGCGCTGGACCGGGCGGCGGCGAAAGGCGTCCTGCACCCGAACAACGCGGCGCGGCGCAAGGCGCGGCTGACTCGCCAGATGGCCAAGGTGGCGATCGCCCCTGCCGCCGCCGCGAAAGGCAAGAAGGCAGCCGCTGCGGCCGCCAAGCCGGCGGCGCCGGCAGCCAAGGCCGCGAGCAAGAACAAGAAGTAGCCGCCTCCGCCTTCTAGAGGCGGGTGAGCAGCACGTCAAGCCCGAGCTCGGCGTCGATCTGCCCCGACTTGACCTCCCACTCGTAGTCCCGGATCGCCCGCAGCGCGGCTTCCAGCCGTTCCGGGTCGGCCTGCTGGGCGGCGTCGTAAGCCTTCTGCACGACGAAGCGATGCTCGGACATCTGGTCCTGCACCTGGGCCAGCGTCTCGCCCCGATCCCGCCTCGCTCGGACCTCGAGCACCAGCGCGACGTGCCGGGCCATGCGGTAGGCCACCGAAGTGGGCTGGAGCCCGCCGCGGGTGAGGTCCCGGGCGATCTTCAAAGCCTCCGCGGTCGGGCGTGGCAGCAGGTTGTCGGTGAGCTTGAAGATCTCGGCCTCACGGCCGCCGGCCAGCAGCTCGGTGACCGCCTCAGGGGTGAGCTTGGACCCGGACGCCCTATACGCGGCGAGCTTGCGCAGCTCGGAGTCGATGATCGTCAGGTCGGCCGGTGTGACCCGCACGACCTGGGCCGCGATGGCCGGGGTGAGCCCGTGCTCGACAGCTCTTTTGGCCGTCCATTCACTGAGCGCGCGGCCCTTGAGGCGCTGCATCTCCTCGACGGCGCCGCCGGCGGCGGCCACGGCCTTGGCGAGCTTGTGGGTGCTGACGAGGCGACCGGCAACGGTGATCAGGAGCCGGGTGGTCGGCGGGATCTCGGTCAGCGCGGAGGCGAGGCTTTCCGCGCGATTGGCGGGCAGCGCTCGTACATGGACGACGCGGTACGGGTCGAGGAACGGCGCCTGGAGGATCGAGTCCTGCAGGCGCGCGGACGCCAGGCCCGCGCCCTCGAGGGTCTCGAAGCCGAAATCCGAGACCAGCTCGCCGCGCCAGCCGTCGAGGATCGAGCGCGCCGCCTCGTCGATGAGAAAGCGCTCCTCGCCGTGGAGCAGGAGGGTGGTCGGCTTACGGTTGGGCGGTCGGGACACGCCTGCGATCGTACCCGCGATCGGGTCGGCCTCACATCGGCACGGTGATCGTCCCCTCCTCGTCGGTGCGGAGGACGTTGGGCGGGAAGCCGGCGGCGAGCCGCCCGGACGCGCGCGAGGCGATCAGCTGCGTGGTCGGGTTGACCGCGGCGCGCTCGAGGTCCGGCGACAGGCGGCTGCGGCCGCCGGCCGGAAGGAGGAGGTAGGTGCAGGACCCGGAGATGCGGGCGGCGGCGACGGTCTGGGCGTCGAGATCGAGGTCGCTGAGGTCGCAGAAGCTGCGACCGGACGGGGCAACGACCCGCAGGCCGAGATAGGCGGCTCCGGCCTGTTCGCCGGGCGCGCCGGGCTCGGGCGCGAGAACCTCGAGCTCGAATCCCGCCACAGCGATGGTGTCGCCCGCTCGCAGCCGGACGATTGACGCGCCGCGGGCGACAGCTTCGAGCGCAGCGGTGCGCCAGGCGGTGCCGGTCAGCTGTGCGTCAGGGATGAGGGCTCTGGCGACCGGCCGGTCGAAGGCGGCGAGGCCGCCGACGTGCCCGAGAGTGTTCGCCGTGATGGCGATGGCGTCGAGCTTTGACTGCCAGGGAGGCAATTGGGCTCCCAGCTCGTCTTTGAGCCGGGTCGGGCTCGGCCCGCCGTCGATGAGCATCGCTCCGTGCGGTCCTCGCAAGAGGACCGCCTGGCCGTCGCCGACCGCCATCACGACCGCCTGGGGCGGGGCGTTCGCCCAGAGGCCGAGAGCGACAGCCGAGATCAGGATGGGGGCGACGGCGGCGGCGGCGAAGCCCAGCGTGCGTCGGCGGTGCGTGGCCCGGGCGCCGGCGATCCCCGGGCCCACCCCCGCGTAGTAGGCGAGACCGGCCCAGGTCGGGAAGCTCGGGACGGAGATGGCGGCGGCCGGGGCGCGGGCCAGCACGTACGCGATCTGCTCCAGGTAGGCGAGCACTCCCGCCAGTGGAATGGCGGCGAGGCGGGCGAGGTCCGGAGCGACGGACAGGGCGCCGACCAGCAGGCCAGCGCCGACGAGCACCGGCAGCAGGGGCAGGACGAGGGCGTTGGCGAGCGGCGCGATCGGAGACAGGACGTGAAAGTCGGTCGCCATCATCGGCAGCGTTCCAACCTGGGCCGCGCACGTGACCGCGAATGGCTCGCGAAGCGCCGCCGGCATCCAGCCGAGGCGCCTCTCGATTGTGGGCGTCAACAGGACGATGGCGGCGGTGCCGGCGAAGGAGAGCTGGAAACCGACGTTCCATGCCAGCTCGGGGTGCCAGCCGAGCATGGCGGCGGCCGTGAGCGCGAGCGAGGTCCAGACGTGCGTCGGGCGACCGAGCCGCGAGGCGGCGAGCGCGAGCCCGCCCATCGCGGCGGCGCGCATGGCGGCGGGAGTGGCCCCGCCGGCCAACGCATACAGGCCGATCAGAGCCAGCGCGGGCCACGTGGCGTGACGTCCGAGTAACGGCTTGAGGGCGCCCTGTGCGATGCGGGCGAAGACGGCGACCTTGAGGCCGCTGAGCACGAGCAGGTGGATGAGGCCGGTGGCGATGAGGGCGTTCTGCAGCCGCGGCGGGATGCCCTGGCGTATGCCCAAAACGACGCCGAGCAGCACCGCGGCGTGAGGCGCGGGGAGCGCCTGGTCGAGAGCTGCCGTGTATCGGGCTCGGAGCCAGCCCGGGAGACCGGTGATGCCGGAGCCGGCGGAGACGACGTCGAAGCTCGTCGCCGCGAGCTCCAGGTAGACGTGGCGCTGCGCCAGGTAGGTGCGACGATCGAATGTCGGGAGGTCGCGGGGCAGCGTGAGCTTGCCGGTCGCTTGGATGTGATCGCCGAAGCCGGCTTCGGCCGGCCCCCGCCAGCGGACCATCAGGTTGCCGATGCCGCTGACCGGCAACGTGCCGATGGCGACGCTGTCGGGTTCGATCAGCACCTCCGATCCGGCCGGGGCTGGACGGCTGTCATCGGCCACACGGCCGGTGATCGTGGCGGTCCGGCCGGCGAGGAGAACGGCACGGGCGGGGGTCCCGGGATCCGTGGCGGGTAGCTCCGCCCGTCCCACCGCCAGCAGGGCGAACCCCAGTCCGATGGCGATGACCGCCGGTCGGACGGCGAACGCGACCGCCAGGCATGGCAGGGCGAGCGCGATGGCGATGGCGCCGAGGGCCGGCTTGGATGGCGCGATCACGACCGCCGCCGCAAGAGCGGTCGACCACGAGAGAGCGACGAGCAGCGCGGGAAAGCGACTGAGCGAGTCGAGGCCGGTCGTGTTCTCGGCGTCGATCACAAGGTAAGGAAGCGGCGGGCGATGACGTAGTCGGCTTCGCTCATGCCCAGGACGTCGACCAGTTCGCGCGTGCTCTGGAATCCACCGTAATTCGTGCGGTAGTCGATCACGTCCTGGGCGAGGGCTTCGGTGAAACCG of the bacterium genome contains:
- a CDS encoding glutamine amidotransferase, with the protein product MNIYGDRGNILTLLKRAEWRGYEPELIELGRGTVDRMDEVDVFFFGGGQDREQGLVYQDLLELKQPSLERAVASGAGVLAVCGGYQLLGDYYQTAGGERFPGIGMIDVRTEAGTKRFIGDVVVDLRSSDPAVGGLNPPTLVGFENHSGRTFLGPKARPLGRLRVGFGNNGSDGTEGCLQGGVLGTYLHGSLLPKNPHLADHLITSALSRRGAVDLSPLDDSAELAAHDRILQRAQSR
- a CDS encoding Mur ligase family protein produces the protein MLCRRLAGYRTLDRGRLPCMGRGEGRPQRSEPAVACRSPCRAADQGVRRAPGRGLADDRQRLGLLPALRRWRGGSPRDRLPRLLDSGDSVDRALGLIRKTAAVWAGKATGALSRVSRRGGGTTLPGDVARAIDRRVLAKLSRDLAHGSVVITGTNGKTTTARLVTWLLEGAGYKVVSNRAGANLIFGATAAAIDGAGIDGRLRADWGVFEIDEASLPRAVEEIQPRATIVLNLFRDQLDRYGELESVAKKIESALGALPDGSRAILNADDPRVAEIGLGLARVPLWYGLDDTSAGARELPHAADARTCPKCGASLRFDAVYAGHDGLYSCPNGDFARPAPEVTATRIELDGFDRLATEIQGTRVEVPLGGLYNCYNVLAAFATARTLGLEPSAIALRLRGFRATFGRQERVEFRGRHLNLVLSKNPAGFNEALRTAVDLARGHSFLIGLNDRKADGADVSWIWDVDFEHLRGTSSAVVPAGNRAHDLAVRLKYAGVEAAPPETDPGRALDALIEVTAAGETAHLLCTYTAMLDLRAELVRRGWARPYWET
- a CDS encoding gamma carbonic anhydrase family protein; protein product: MEFELNDRRPKVHPDAYIAPTAVLIGDVEVEAGASVWFGAVLRGDEALIRVGEGANIQDNAVVHCAKDLPTVIERDASVGHSAQLEGCVVEQGAVVGMGATMLQRSRLGAGSMLAAGAVLGEGKQVPPGHMAAGVPATIKKALEGSSGTWVGITARHYRDRAVAYRAKLRPVDPR
- a CDS encoding 30S ribosomal protein S20; this translates as MAKRTASAKKQARSGVRRALRNRAVRSEVKTKVVKARRTLSEGPVAESDRHALALEAVRALDRAAAKGVLHPNNAARRKARLTRQMAKVAIAPAAAAKGKKAAAAAAKPAAPAAKAASKNKK
- the holA gene encoding DNA polymerase III subunit delta, producing MAGTIAGVSRPPNRKPTTLLLHGEERFLIDEAARSILDGWRGELVSDFGFETLEGAGLASARLQDSILQAPFLDPYRVVHVRALPANRAESLASALTEIPPTTRLLITVAGRLVSTHKLAKAVAAAGGAVEEMQRLKGRALSEWTAKRAVEHGLTPAIAAQVVRVTPADLTIIDSELRKLAAYRASGSKLTPEAVTELLAGGREAEIFKLTDNLLPRPTAEALKIARDLTRGGLQPTSVAYRMARHVALVLEVRARRDRGETLAQVQDQMSEHRFVVQKAYDAAQQADPERLEAALRAIRDYEWEVKSGQIDAELGLDVLLTRL
- a CDS encoding DUF4131 domain-containing protein — translated: MIDAENTTGLDSLSRFPALLVALSWSTALAAAVVIAPSKPALGAIAIALALPCLAVAFAVRPAVIAIGLGFALLAVGRAELPATDPGTPARAVLLAGRTATITGRVADDSRPAPAGSEVLIEPDSVAIGTLPVSGIGNLMVRWRGPAEAGFGDHIQATGKLTLPRDLPTFDRRTYLAQRHVYLELAATSFDVVSAGSGITGLPGWLRARYTAALDQALPAPHAAVLLGVVLGIRQGIPPRLQNALIATGLIHLLVLSGLKVAVFARIAQGALKPLLGRHATWPALALIGLYALAGGATPAAMRAAAMGGLALAASRLGRPTHVWTSLALTAAAMLGWHPELAWNVGFQLSFAGTAAIVLLTPTIERRLGWMPAALREPFAVTCAAQVGTLPMMATDFHVLSPIAPLANALVLPLLPVLVGAGLLVGALSVAPDLARLAAIPLAGVLAYLEQIAYVLARAPAAAISVPSFPTWAGLAYYAGVGPGIAGARATHRRRTLGFAAAAVAPILISAVALGLWANAPPQAVVMAVGDGQAVLLRGPHGAMLIDGGPSPTRLKDELGAQLPPWQSKLDAIAITANTLGHVGGLAAFDRPVARALIPDAQLTGTAWRTAALEAVARGASIVRLRAGDTIAVAGFELEVLAPEPGAPGEQAGAAYLGLRVVAPSGRSFCDLSDLDLDAQTVAAARISGSCTYLLLPAGGRSRLSPDLERAAVNPTTQLIASRASGRLAAGFPPNVLRTDEEGTITVPM